ACCTTGATCGCGAGGAAGGCTTAATTTGCGCCAAACACTATAACAATCTCGTTGATGACGAAGGATTTGCCCTTCACCCCGAAACAGGAGAAAGGTTATCTGCTAAATGCCAAGACAATGATCAAGTTGCCACTACAATTTATAGTGGACGCACGGCAAAAGAGCTTTGTGTCCAACTATTTGAAGAAACACAACCCTGTCCAGTGACCCATTTTAACCATGCGGCTTATCTAGGGCGAGAATTCCTGAGAGCGGAAATTGCACTGGAACAAGGCAGTGAATACATCCAAGACTAGTTGGTCAAGAGAACATAGGCAAAATAAGTTGCCATAGGGATAATTGTGGCAACAACAAGCAAACCGACGACCCAAACAGTAGAACTTTCAGTGTCGGTCTCTTCTGCTTTGGTAAAGGTGCTTTCTACATTTAGATCATCCTTCACCTCTGG
This window of the Euhalothece natronophila Z-M001 genome carries:
- a CDS encoding DUF4346 domain-containing protein, which produces MSEMKTAINRTAIDNELSKRHINLDPGGYFIIYLDREEGLICAKHYNNLVDDEGFALHPETGERLSAKCQDNDQVATTIYSGRTAKELCVQLFEETQPCPVTHFNHAAYLGREFLRAEIALEQGSEYIQD